A portion of the Oscillospiraceae bacterium genome contains these proteins:
- a CDS encoding 5-formyltetrahydrofolate cyclo-ligase, producing MDIAEEKQAQRTSGKSARRALSPEQRAAANAALCARLWQLDAVQNAQTILLYAAFGGEAGLAGFAAEAARRGKVLAYPVCGENCSLTAAVPGPDGWETGLYGIRTPVLERSVLLEPEQLDLVLVPCTAFDADCFRVGMGKGYYDRYLPRCTKAAKIGIALEVQRVAHAAVDEHDQRLDAFVTERGLYTWT from the coding sequence GTGGACATCGCCGAGGAAAAGCAGGCCCAGCGCACATCCGGCAAATCGGCCCGCCGGGCCCTTTCGCCGGAGCAGCGGGCCGCCGCCAACGCGGCGTTGTGTGCCCGGCTGTGGCAGCTGGACGCCGTGCAGAATGCCCAGACCATCCTGCTGTATGCGGCCTTTGGGGGTGAAGCCGGCCTTGCCGGGTTTGCCGCCGAAGCGGCCCGCCGGGGCAAGGTGCTGGCCTACCCGGTGTGCGGAGAAAACTGCTCCCTCACCGCCGCCGTGCCCGGCCCGGACGGCTGGGAGACAGGACTGTACGGCATCCGCACGCCGGTACTGGAACGGTCGGTGCTGCTGGAACCGGAACAGCTGGATCTGGTGCTGGTGCCCTGCACTGCCTTTGATGCAGACTGCTTCCGGGTGGGCATGGGCAAAGGCTACTACGACCGCTACCTGCCCCGCTGCACAAAAGCGGCAAAGATCGGCATTGCATTGGAAGTTCAGCGCGTTGCACACGCTGCCGTGGATGAGCACGACCAGCGGCTGGACGCGTTTGTGACAGAGAGGGGTTT
- a CDS encoding YicC family protein: MILSMTGFGRGTAVRSGREITVELRSVNSRYFEYSSRIPRTCSYLDSRLKKQLNERITRGKVELSMTIQNVDAADTVVTVNMELARSYQQAMRDLSEQLGVKNDISAAVLTRFPDVLATRHADVDEEQLWEDVSAVTAQALDRFVEMRAAEGAKMKADVENRLNFLEECVGKVETLSAGRVEAYTNRLYEKLKVILEDRDIDDARVLTEAAIFGDKTAVDEETVRLRSHISQYRGILQLNEPVGRKLDFLTQELNRETNTIGSKCQDLDITRIVVDMKAEIEKIREQIQNLE, encoded by the coding sequence ATGATTTTAAGCATGACCGGTTTCGGCAGGGGAACCGCAGTGCGCAGCGGCCGTGAGATCACGGTGGAACTGCGCAGCGTAAACTCCCGCTATTTTGAGTATTCCTCGCGCATTCCGCGCACCTGCAGCTATCTGGACAGCCGCCTGAAAAAGCAGCTGAACGAGCGCATTACCCGCGGCAAGGTGGAGTTGAGCATGACCATCCAGAACGTGGATGCCGCCGACACGGTGGTCACCGTGAACATGGAGCTGGCCCGCAGCTATCAGCAGGCCATGCGGGATCTTTCGGAGCAGCTGGGGGTCAAGAACGACATTTCTGCCGCTGTCCTGACCCGCTTCCCGGATGTGCTGGCCACCCGCCACGCCGATGTGGACGAAGAGCAGCTGTGGGAAGATGTGTCTGCCGTCACGGCCCAGGCACTGGACCGTTTTGTGGAGATGCGTGCTGCCGAGGGTGCCAAGATGAAGGCCGACGTGGAAAACCGCCTGAACTTCCTGGAGGAATGCGTCGGCAAGGTGGAGACCCTGAGCGCAGGCCGGGTGGAGGCCTATACCAACCGCCTGTACGAAAAACTCAAGGTCATTCTGGAGGACCGCGACATCGACGATGCCCGCGTGCTGACCGAAGCCGCCATCTTTGGCGACAAGACCGCCGTGGATGAGGAGACCGTCCGCCTGCGCAGCCACATCTCGCAGTACCGCGGGATCCTGCAGCTGAACGAGCCGGTGGGCCGCAAGCTGGACTTCCTGACGCAGGAGCTGAACCGCGAAACGAATACCATCGGCTCCAAGTGTCAGGATCTGGACATCACCCGCATCGTGGTGGATATGAAGGCGGAGATCGAGAAGATCCGCGAGCAGATCCAGAATCTGGAGTGA
- a CDS encoding DUF370 domain-containing protein — protein sequence MKLINIGFGNMVSAGRVVAVVSPDSAPVKRLVKEARERGMLIDASYGRSTRAVLIMDSDHVVLSALQPETVANRAAGQESKGTTEEEQTHGEG from the coding sequence ATGAAGCTGATCAACATCGGGTTTGGCAATATGGTCAGCGCGGGCCGGGTCGTGGCAGTGGTCAGCCCGGATTCTGCGCCGGTCAAGCGTCTTGTCAAGGAAGCGCGGGAGCGCGGCATGCTGATCGACGCTTCCTATGGGCGCAGCACCCGTGCCGTGCTCATCATGGATTCCGATCATGTGGTGCTCTCGGCCCTTCAGCCGGAAACGGTGGCCAACCGTGCGGCCGGGCAGGAGAGCAAGGGAACAACAGAGGAGGAACAGACCCATGGAGAAGGATAA
- a CDS encoding transposase family protein — translation MRRITEEHLADLCEADYRNLMGVTREEFGRMLQALEEGYRREHKRKPRFTKITMVDKLILTLTYRCQYRSMDSIAKEYEVSLDTISDNIHWVEQTLLNADLLESSVTCVYKTNAGTTAH, via the coding sequence ATGAGGCGTATTACCGAAGAACACCTCGCCGACCTGTGTGAAGCGGATTACCGGAACCTGATGGGGGTTACCCGGGAAGAATTCGGCCGCATGCTGCAGGCGCTGGAAGAAGGCTACCGCCGGGAGCACAAGCGCAAGCCGCGCTTTACCAAGATCACCATGGTCGACAAACTGATCCTCACCCTGACCTATCGCTGCCAGTACCGCAGCATGGACAGCATTGCAAAGGAATACGAAGTCTCGCTGGACACCATTTCCGACAACATCCACTGGGTGGAACAGACCCTGCTGAACGCAGATCTGCTGGAAAGCAGCGTGACCTGCGTGTATAAAACGAATGCCGGAACAACGGCTCATTGA
- a CDS encoding oxaloacetate decarboxylase subunit alpha — translation MAKKPIKVTEVVLRDAHQSLLATRMTMDEMRPILPEMDKINYFSVECWGGATFDSCIRFLDEDPWERLRILRKELPHQKLQMLFRGQNMLGYRPYADDAVEYFVQKSVANGIDVIRIFDALNDPRNLQTAIKAANKEGAHVQGCISYTLSPVHNNEYFAAYAKTLEEMGANSICIKDMAGLLTPYTCYDLVKKLKETVSIPVDIHSHYTAGLASMSILKGIEAGADIIDTAMSPLSLGTSHMPTESLVAALQGTDYDTGLDLKQLNVVRAYFAKLREKYIANGQISPKSLGVDANTLLYQVPGGMFSNMLKQLKDAGKEDKLDEVLAEIPRVREDAGYPPLVTPTSQIVGTQAVFNVILGERYKMVTKEFKGLVHGDYGKTPAPIKPEFTKKILGDEQPITCRFADTLAPEMDKLKAEAAKWATQEEDVLTYAMFPQVAPKFFDKRNAKKQGVDGDHVDYTNQSHPV, via the coding sequence ATGGCGAAAAAGCCGATCAAAGTGACCGAAGTGGTCCTGCGTGATGCGCACCAGTCCCTGCTGGCTACCCGCATGACCATGGACGAGATGCGTCCGATCCTGCCCGAGATGGACAAGATCAATTACTTCTCTGTGGAATGCTGGGGCGGCGCCACCTTCGACAGCTGCATCCGCTTCCTGGATGAGGACCCCTGGGAGCGTCTGCGCATCCTGCGCAAGGAGCTGCCCCACCAGAAGCTGCAGATGCTGTTCCGCGGCCAGAACATGCTGGGCTACCGCCCCTACGCAGATGATGCCGTGGAGTATTTTGTGCAGAAGTCCGTGGCAAACGGCATTGATGTCATCCGCATCTTCGACGCACTGAACGATCCCCGCAACCTGCAGACTGCCATCAAGGCAGCCAACAAGGAAGGCGCTCATGTGCAGGGCTGCATCAGCTATACCCTGAGCCCTGTGCACAACAACGAGTACTTTGCAGCCTACGCCAAGACCCTGGAAGAGATGGGCGCAAACTCCATCTGCATCAAGGATATGGCCGGTCTGCTCACTCCCTATACCTGCTATGACCTGGTCAAGAAGCTGAAGGAGACCGTCAGCATCCCCGTTGACATCCACAGCCACTACACCGCTGGTCTGGCTTCCATGTCCATCCTGAAGGGCATCGAGGCAGGTGCTGACATCATCGACACCGCCATGAGCCCCCTGAGCCTGGGCACCAGCCACATGCCCACCGAGAGCCTGGTCGCTGCCCTGCAGGGCACCGATTACGACACCGGTCTGGACCTGAAGCAGCTGAACGTGGTGCGTGCTTACTTTGCAAAGCTCCGTGAGAAGTATATTGCCAACGGCCAGATCAGCCCCAAGAGCCTGGGCGTTGATGCCAACACTCTGCTGTACCAGGTGCCGGGCGGCATGTTCTCCAACATGCTCAAGCAGCTGAAGGATGCCGGCAAGGAGGACAAGCTGGACGAAGTGCTGGCCGAGATCCCCCGCGTCCGCGAGGATGCAGGCTATCCGCCGCTGGTCACCCCAACCAGCCAGATCGTTGGCACGCAGGCCGTGTTCAACGTCATCCTGGGCGAGCGCTACAAGATGGTCACCAAGGAGTTCAAGGGCCTGGTCCACGGCGACTACGGCAAGACTCCCGCTCCCATCAAGCCCGAGTTCACCAAGAAGATCCTGGGCGACGAGCAGCCCATCACCTGCCGCTTTGCCGACACGCTGGCTCCTGAGATGGACAAGCTGAAGGCCGAAGCCGCCAAGTGGGCAACGCAGGAAGAGGACGTGCTGACCTACGCCATGTTCCCGCAGGTGGCACCCAAGTTCTTCGACAAGCGCAATGCCAAGAAGCAGGGCGTGGACGGCGACCATGTGGACTACACCAATCAGTCCCACCCCGTCTGA
- a CDS encoding glycerophosphodiester phosphodiesterase: protein MKSFASSLHAFNQTYHSLQRSAGALLHHAGVILPALVGLYAVATNLLFIPLMQQLWSLTLRFAPVHYLNNSNASDIFVSPAIILCLVVIALLTAFWALYEFSVLLHGLELVRSGRPVQLPALLRDALVDIRHTFLPQNWPVLVYSAVLIPFTSFFLTSNYVTQFAVPEYLLGVLRATTRYHALYLAIVVLLVLLFLSCALVLPLFVLERRSLWQAVRESVGFVRQRIFRTALLLLRWNLSAVLRSGSLALCVLAPLYAVILGIGLQNTAAMVALSRASLLVEVPFFQFLLDCSITIAQCSILFLLYRRLREGDAVPEDTQNGKPVRAKGRRLLAAAVVGVTLVTIGLSFIYIALPADDELRTMLGGTAPIVTAHRGYSTAAPENTLPAFQLAIDHHSDRAELDVQMTKDGVVMVTHDTSLRRCTGRNANIYDLTFAQVRELDAGRWFSARYAGTQIPTLEEVLDLCKGKIQLNIEIKPNAATPELEAETVRIIREKGFEKDCAITSQSYETLCKVKELDPEIETGYILALGVGTYYDLPAADFFSVESTFITSGMVQQIHLRGKTVSAWTVNRAEDARDLLSLGVDDVITDKPEMVQDLLNEDADLDRNLVLMRDRLKELLGLTESADSEVDPDDSAIEEVLEDPEELLDQA from the coding sequence TTGAAATCTTTCGCTTCTTCCCTGCACGCTTTCAACCAGACCTATCATTCTTTGCAGCGCTCAGCCGGTGCTCTGCTGCACCATGCCGGGGTCATCCTGCCGGCGCTGGTCGGACTGTACGCAGTCGCAACCAACCTGCTGTTTATCCCACTGATGCAGCAGCTCTGGTCGCTGACACTCCGGTTCGCGCCCGTGCATTACCTGAACAACAGCAATGCTTCGGACATTTTTGTCTCCCCGGCCATCATCCTGTGTCTTGTGGTCATTGCATTGCTGACAGCATTCTGGGCGCTGTATGAATTTTCGGTGCTGCTGCACGGACTGGAGTTGGTCCGCAGCGGCAGACCGGTGCAGCTGCCTGCCCTGCTGCGGGATGCGCTGGTGGACATCCGGCACACGTTTCTTCCGCAGAACTGGCCGGTCCTCGTATACAGCGCCGTGCTCATCCCCTTCACCAGCTTTTTCCTGACATCCAACTACGTCACCCAGTTTGCCGTACCGGAGTATCTTCTGGGCGTACTGCGCGCCACCACACGTTATCATGCGCTGTATCTGGCGATCGTGGTACTGCTGGTTCTATTGTTCCTCTCCTGTGCGCTGGTGCTGCCCCTGTTTGTCCTGGAGCGCCGCAGCCTGTGGCAGGCCGTCCGGGAGAGCGTCGGGTTCGTGCGGCAGCGAATTTTCCGCACAGCGCTGCTTCTGCTGCGCTGGAATCTCTCGGCAGTCCTCCGTTCGGGCAGCCTGGCCCTGTGCGTACTGGCACCGCTGTACGCGGTCATTCTGGGCATCGGGCTCCAGAACACCGCTGCCATGGTGGCGCTGTCCCGCGCCAGCCTGCTGGTCGAGGTGCCGTTCTTCCAGTTCCTGCTCGACTGCTCCATCACCATTGCGCAGTGCAGCATCCTGTTTTTGCTGTACCGCCGTCTGCGGGAGGGTGATGCCGTGCCGGAGGATACCCAGAATGGGAAGCCCGTCCGTGCGAAGGGCCGTCGCCTGCTGGCCGCTGCGGTGGTCGGCGTCACGCTGGTCACAATCGGCCTTTCCTTTATTTATATTGCCCTGCCGGCGGATGATGAGCTGCGCACCATGCTGGGCGGTACGGCTCCCATCGTCACGGCACACCGCGGCTATTCGACGGCCGCACCGGAGAACACCCTGCCCGCCTTTCAGCTGGCCATCGACCACCACAGCGACCGGGCCGAGCTGGATGTGCAGATGACAAAGGATGGTGTGGTCATGGTGACCCACGACACCAGCCTGCGCCGCTGCACCGGCCGCAACGCCAACATCTACGACCTGACCTTTGCACAGGTGCGAGAGCTGGATGCCGGGCGGTGGTTCAGTGCCCGGTACGCCGGTACGCAGATCCCCACACTGGAAGAGGTGCTGGACCTGTGCAAGGGGAAAATCCAGCTGAACATCGAGATCAAGCCCAATGCCGCCACCCCGGAGCTGGAAGCTGAGACCGTGCGCATCATCCGGGAAAAAGGCTTTGAAAAGGACTGCGCGATCACCTCCCAGAGCTACGAGACCCTTTGCAAGGTAAAGGAGCTGGACCCCGAGATCGAGACGGGGTATATTCTGGCGCTGGGCGTAGGCACCTATTACGACCTGCCTGCCGCCGACTTTTTCAGCGTGGAATCCACCTTTATTACCTCCGGCATGGTGCAGCAGATCCATCTGCGCGGCAAGACGGTGTCCGCCTGGACGGTCAACCGTGCGGAGGACGCCCGTGACCTGCTGAGCCTTGGCGTGGATGATGTGATCACCGACAAGCCTGAGATGGTACAGGACCTGCTCAATGAGGACGCCGACCTTGACCGGAACCTTGTGCTGATGCGTGACCGGCTCAAGGAACTGCTGGGCCTGACGGAAAGCGCCGACAGCGAGGTCGACCCGGATGACAGCGCCATTGAGGAGGTGCTGGAAGACCCGGAGGAACTGTTGGATCAGGCATGA
- a CDS encoding biotin/lipoyl-binding protein has product MKYYNITVNGVAYSVSVEETAAGAAPVAAAAPAAPAAPKAAPAPAAAPKAAAGAAGAVSVKAPMPGNILDVKVSAGASVKAGDVLVILEAMKMENEILAPQDGTVASVNVNKGDTVNSGDVLVSMN; this is encoded by the coding sequence ATGAAGTACTACAATATTACCGTCAATGGTGTTGCTTACAGCGTTTCCGTGGAGGAGACCGCTGCAGGTGCTGCTCCTGTTGCTGCTGCCGCTCCGGCTGCCCCCGCTGCTCCCAAGGCTGCTCCGGCTCCCGCTGCCGCCCCGAAGGCTGCTGCTGGTGCCGCAGGCGCTGTTTCCGTCAAGGCACCCATGCCCGGCAACATTCTGGACGTCAAGGTCAGCGCAGGTGCTTCCGTCAAGGCCGGCGATGTGCTGGTGATCCTGGAGGCCATGAAGATGGAGAACGAGATCCTGGCTCCCCAGGACGGCACTGTTGCATCCGTCAATGTCAACAAGGGCGACACCGTCAACTCCGGTGACGTTCTGGTTTCCATGAACTAA
- a CDS encoding serine hydroxymethyltransferase has translation MYKEMMDTIGLVNTVDPELGAAMNRELTRQRQNIELIASENIVSPAVMAAMGSVLTNKYAEGLPGKRYYGGCIYVDEVENIAIQRACKLFGAKYANVQPHSGAQANLAVYFALLDLGDTVMGMDLSQGGHLTHGSPVNMSGKNYHFVSYGVNADGVIDYAELEKQVKKVRPKLIVAGASAYPRAIDFEKIAEIAHGYGAFLMVDMAHIAGLVAGGQHQSPVPYADVVTTTTHKTLRGPRGGLILTNNPVIAKRINSAVFPGTQGGPLEHVIAAKAVCFGEALKPEFKEYARKIVENAQALAAALQERGVKLVSGGTDNHLMLIDLRDEECTGKDLEARLDSVHITANKNTVPGETRSPFVTSGVRLGTPAVTTRGMGVAEMKVIADCIADCIWHYDEKKDEISERVLKLTRDFPLYE, from the coding sequence ATGTACAAAGAAATGATGGATACCATCGGCCTGGTCAATACCGTAGACCCGGAGCTGGGGGCTGCCATGAACCGGGAGCTGACCCGTCAGCGCCAGAACATCGAGCTCATTGCCAGCGAGAACATCGTCTCGCCCGCCGTCATGGCTGCCATGGGCAGTGTGCTCACCAACAAGTACGCCGAGGGCCTGCCCGGCAAGCGTTACTACGGCGGCTGCATCTATGTGGATGAGGTGGAGAACATCGCCATCCAGCGCGCCTGCAAGCTGTTCGGTGCCAAGTACGCCAACGTCCAGCCCCATTCCGGTGCACAGGCCAACCTGGCCGTCTACTTCGCCCTGCTGGATCTGGGCGATACCGTCATGGGCATGGATCTGTCCCAGGGCGGCCATCTGACCCATGGCTCCCCCGTGAACATGTCCGGCAAGAACTACCACTTTGTTTCCTACGGCGTCAATGCCGATGGCGTGATCGACTACGCCGAGCTGGAAAAGCAGGTCAAGAAGGTGCGCCCCAAGCTGATCGTGGCCGGTGCATCCGCTTACCCCCGTGCCATCGACTTTGAGAAGATCGCTGAGATCGCCCACGGTTACGGTGCATTCCTGATGGTGGATATGGCCCATATTGCCGGTCTGGTGGCCGGCGGCCAGCACCAGAGCCCGGTGCCCTATGCCGATGTGGTGACCACCACCACCCACAAGACCCTGCGCGGCCCCCGCGGCGGCCTGATCCTGACCAACAACCCGGTCATTGCCAAGCGCATCAACTCGGCCGTGTTCCCCGGCACCCAGGGCGGCCCGCTGGAGCACGTCATCGCCGCCAAGGCCGTCTGCTTCGGCGAGGCCCTCAAGCCGGAGTTCAAGGAGTACGCCCGCAAGATCGTGGAGAACGCTCAGGCTCTGGCCGCAGCTCTGCAGGAACGCGGCGTCAAGCTGGTGTCCGGCGGTACCGACAACCATCTGATGCTCATCGACCTGCGTGACGAGGAGTGCACCGGCAAGGATCTGGAAGCCCGTCTGGACAGCGTGCACATCACTGCCAACAAGAATACCGTCCCCGGCGAGACCCGCAGCCCGTTCGTCACCTCCGGCGTGCGTCTGGGCACTCCGGCGGTCACCACCCGCGGCATGGGCGTGGCCGAGATGAAGGTCATCGCCGACTGCATTGCCGACTGCATCTGGCACTACGACGAGAAGAAGGATGAGATCAGCGAGCGTGTGCTCAAGCTGACCCGCGACTTCCCGCTGTACGAGTGA
- a CDS encoding propionyl-CoA carboxylase has translation MASKINKGEILAKFFDDGEYTALFADGAVSAACGYAAGQQAYAVYQNGEAVTVKDVEKNIKVLEMAAQTGCPVVTFYNSVGAKLAEGLDVLTTNAKLNAQIAKVSGVIPQVAVVLGVCGGTSALSAANADVCIMAEGAELFFTAPFTSAAKGDKVADAGSAAAAAKAGVASIVAADAAEAAEKAAHIVGLLPANNLTGPAIFEFEQPTAALAAGAEPAKAAAAVVDKDSTVELYAGFGKSVYTAFATVGGNAVGVVATGKNLCHNCVAKIARFVRLCDAFSVPVVTVVDTEGFVPSVSDDIAGGIREAARLAATYADATTAKVTVLAGKAVGPVYTALAAADLRIAVTGCVVSALEPSAAVSVLYKDEIDASDNIIAATNAKAAAYTAEVCSAANAVACGAADMVCDAANVRSSVVAALELLSTKRAARLPKKHGNMAL, from the coding sequence ATGGCTTCAAAGATCAATAAGGGAGAAATCCTCGCCAAGTTTTTCGATGACGGGGAATACACCGCGCTGTTTGCCGATGGTGCGGTGAGTGCTGCCTGCGGCTATGCAGCAGGTCAGCAGGCATACGCTGTCTATCAGAACGGCGAGGCTGTTACCGTCAAGGACGTTGAGAAGAACATCAAGGTCCTGGAGATGGCCGCACAGACTGGCTGCCCGGTCGTCACGTTCTATAACTCGGTGGGCGCAAAGCTGGCCGAGGGCCTGGATGTGCTCACAACCAATGCCAAGCTGAATGCGCAGATCGCAAAGGTTTCCGGCGTGATCCCGCAGGTGGCGGTGGTTCTGGGTGTGTGCGGCGGCACCAGCGCACTGAGCGCTGCCAATGCCGACGTGTGCATCATGGCCGAGGGCGCAGAGCTGTTCTTCACCGCTCCGTTCACCTCTGCCGCCAAGGGCGACAAGGTGGCTGATGCCGGCAGTGCTGCTGCCGCTGCCAAGGCCGGTGTGGCATCCATCGTGGCTGCCGACGCCGCCGAGGCTGCCGAGAAGGCTGCCCACATCGTGGGTCTGCTGCCCGCCAACAACCTGACCGGCCCTGCGATCTTTGAGTTCGAGCAGCCCACTGCTGCTCTGGCTGCCGGTGCAGAGCCTGCCAAGGCTGCTGCCGCTGTGGTGGACAAGGACAGCACCGTGGAGCTGTATGCAGGCTTTGGCAAGTCGGTCTACACCGCATTTGCCACCGTCGGCGGCAACGCCGTGGGCGTTGTGGCTACCGGCAAGAACCTGTGCCACAACTGCGTGGCCAAGATCGCCCGCTTTGTGCGCCTGTGCGACGCCTTCAGCGTGCCGGTGGTCACCGTTGTGGACACCGAGGGCTTTGTGCCCAGCGTAAGCGATGACATCGCCGGCGGCATCCGTGAGGCTGCCCGTCTGGCCGCCACCTACGCCGACGCCACCACCGCAAAGGTCACCGTTCTGGCCGGCAAGGCTGTGGGCCCTGTCTACACCGCATTGGCTGCTGCGGACCTGCGCATTGCCGTCACTGGCTGCGTGGTCAGCGCTCTGGAGCCCAGCGCAGCGGTCAGCGTTCTGTACAAGGACGAGATCGACGCTTCCGACAACATCATTGCTGCCACCAACGCCAAGGCTGCCGCTTACACCGCAGAGGTGTGCAGCGCTGCCAACGCTGTGGCCTGCGGTGCTGCCGATATGGTCTGTGACGCTGCCAATGTGCGCTCCAGCGTGGTTGCTGCACTGGAACTGCTGAGCACCAAGCGTGCTGCCCGCCTGCCCAAGAAGCACGGCAACATGGCTCTGTAA
- a CDS encoding YbaN family protein: MHPLKKAFFVALGCISLALGTIGIALPILPTVPFYLLTAFCFANSSERLHTWFTHTTVYKKYIGSYFRRRGMTRKAKALLIGTVTAIMLPGFILMDKVPVGRAIMAIVWVGHIVYFGFKVQTITQQEADDAMAQALEE, from the coding sequence ATGCATCCTCTCAAAAAAGCGTTTTTTGTTGCCCTCGGCTGCATCAGCCTGGCGCTGGGCACCATCGGCATTGCACTGCCCATTCTGCCCACGGTGCCGTTCTATCTGCTCACGGCCTTCTGCTTTGCCAACAGCTCCGAGCGGCTGCACACCTGGTTCACCCACACGACCGTTTATAAAAAGTACATCGGCAGCTATTTCCGCCGCCGCGGCATGACCCGCAAGGCCAAGGCGCTCCTCATCGGCACGGTAACGGCCATCATGCTCCCCGGGTTCATCCTGATGGACAAGGTGCCCGTGGGCCGCGCCATTATGGCCATTGTCTGGGTGGGGCACATCGTCTACTTCGGTTTCAAGGTGCAGACCATCACCCAGCAGGAAGCGGACGATGCCATGGCACAGGCACTGGAAGAGTAA
- a CDS encoding copper resistance protein CopZ: MIETVVKVDGMMCGMCESHVNDAVRKAFPEAKKVASSHTKGQTVIHSEQALDEAKLRDVINATGYEVKGVSSAPYEKKGFFSFLKK; this comes from the coding sequence ATGATCGAAACAGTGGTAAAGGTAGACGGTATGATGTGCGGCATGTGCGAGAGCCATGTCAACGATGCCGTGCGCAAGGCATTTCCGGAGGCAAAGAAAGTGGCCTCTTCCCACACCAAGGGCCAGACGGTGATCCACTCGGAACAGGCTCTGGACGAGGCAAAGCTGCGGGATGTCATCAACGCCACCGGCTACGAAGTCAAGGGCGTATCGAGTGCACCGTATGAGAAAAAAGGTTTTTTCTCGTTTTTGAAAAAATAA
- a CDS encoding cob(I)yrinic acid a,c-diamide adenosyltransferase, producing the protein MEQMGLLHLYYGDGKGKTTAAMGLALRALGSGKKVVIVQFLKGGKSGEIPLLEQLGATVYRGKAGQKFVFQMNDAEKAATRTLQDRNLTVAMAQEADLLVLDEAGSAWELDMVDKDLLRRAVLQRPAGQECVLTAHAAPQWMLDAADYVTKMECIRHPYQKGIAARKGVEY; encoded by the coding sequence ATGGAACAGATGGGACTGCTGCATTTGTATTACGGCGACGGCAAGGGCAAGACCACCGCCGCCATGGGCCTTGCGCTGCGTGCACTGGGCAGCGGAAAAAAGGTGGTCATCGTGCAGTTCCTGAAGGGCGGCAAGAGCGGGGAGATCCCGCTGCTGGAGCAGCTGGGGGCCACGGTCTACCGGGGCAAGGCCGGGCAGAAATTCGTCTTTCAGATGAACGACGCCGAAAAGGCCGCCACGCGGACCCTGCAGGACCGGAACCTGACCGTTGCCATGGCGCAGGAAGCGGACCTGTTGGTGCTGGACGAGGCCGGCAGCGCCTGGGAACTGGATATGGTGGACAAGGACCTGCTTCGCCGGGCGGTGCTGCAGCGTCCCGCCGGGCAGGAATGTGTGCTCACGGCCCACGCCGCCCCGCAGTGGATGCTGGACGCCGCCGATTATGTGACCAAGATGGAGTGCATCCGCCACCCCTATCAGAAGGGAATTGCCGCCCGCAAAGGCGTCGAATACTGA
- a CDS encoding ketopantoate reductase family protein — MRILVYGAGVLGCELAHVLLQNKKNDVTLLARGEWKERIDQKGLVIRQWAQRKTTVDRVRTIDVLAPEDFYDLVFVVLQAGQLPDVLPVLKANRSPYFVFVGNDPHAKQVLEAMQRPADKVAFGFQNTAGRRERDRVVSVHTGVGMTVGGATAPLSGTFRIRLKTAFDGTKYKLTFYSDMDEWLKCHIAFILPVCYVCYACNGDLTRATKQQRAAILDAAYEGCEMLKALGIPVNDAENTDYYKPGTAGRRKMDAMVLAMTKTPLGRLCASDHAMHAVKEMQYLDEAFEALRKQAGTPMPMWEKLRNEMPAWNTLQK; from the coding sequence ATGAGGATCCTGGTGTACGGAGCCGGCGTGCTGGGCTGTGAACTGGCCCATGTGCTGCTGCAGAACAAAAAGAACGACGTGACCCTGCTGGCACGCGGGGAGTGGAAGGAGCGCATCGACCAGAAGGGTCTGGTCATCCGCCAATGGGCGCAGCGCAAAACCACGGTGGACCGGGTGCGCACCATCGACGTCCTGGCCCCGGAGGACTTCTACGACCTTGTGTTCGTGGTGCTGCAGGCCGGTCAATTGCCGGATGTGCTGCCCGTCCTCAAGGCCAACCGGAGTCCCTACTTTGTATTCGTGGGCAACGACCCCCATGCAAAGCAGGTTCTGGAAGCTATGCAGCGCCCAGCCGACAAGGTCGCCTTTGGCTTCCAGAACACCGCAGGCCGCCGGGAGCGCGACCGGGTGGTCAGTGTGCACACCGGTGTGGGCATGACGGTGGGCGGTGCCACGGCTCCGCTTTCCGGCACCTTCCGCATCCGGCTCAAGACCGCCTTTGACGGCACAAAGTATAAGCTGACGTTCTACAGCGATATGGACGAGTGGCTCAAGTGCCACATTGCGTTCATTCTGCCGGTCTGCTATGTGTGCTATGCCTGCAACGGGGACCTGACCCGCGCCACCAAACAGCAGCGCGCTGCCATTCTGGATGCCGCCTATGAGGGCTGTGAGATGCTCAAAGCTCTCGGCATCCCGGTGAACGACGCAGAGAATACGGACTACTACAAGCCCGGCACGGCAGGCCGCCGCAAGATGGACGCCATGGTGCTTGCCATGACCAAGACGCCGCTGGGCCGCCTGTGTGCTTCCGACCACGCCATGCACGCAGTAAAGGAGATGCAGTACCTGGACGAAGCCTTTGAGGCTTTACGCAAACAGGCCGGAACGCCCATGCCCATGTGGGAAAAGCTGCGCAACGAAATGCCTGCCTGGAACACCCTGCAGAAATGA